The Sulfurospirillum arsenophilum NBRC 109478 nucleotide sequence AACTCTTCTTCTATGCGATGAAATGCATCATCACCAATCTCTTCACTGGCACGCATCGTTACGATTATTTTTCTAGCTGATTGGATAACGTGTTGTAACTGTGCATATTGTGTGTTGTCAAAATCTGTATCAATTTTGAAAAATGTAACAAATTTTTGGCGGATTTCATCAGCCGAAGGAGAATGATCATTTTTAAGCTCTGCTAATACTGAATGTAAAATCGCTTTACGAGCAATGCCTACTTCTCGACTTATGTGATTATCGTCATGGAAATTGAAGATTTTTATCAATGGTTTAAGAGTAAGCCCTTGAATGACAAGCGTACCAAACACAACAGCAAATGTTACTAAAAGAATGAGGTCGCGATATGGAAACTCCGAAGGTAATGCCATAGCCGCAGATAAGGAAACAATACCGCGCATACCCGCCCAAGAAATAACAATACCACCTTGAATTGTAGCTCCTACCATGGGACGTGGAGAATTAAAACCTATTTGACGTTCCCTCCATCTAGCGAATAAATTAAAAGGCATGTGCAAAAGAGGTCGCACTATAATAACAGTGAAGAGTACAACAATCGCAATAATCAAATAGTGTGTACGATCCGCTTCAATCAAGTTCCCCAAGATAGGTCTCATTTGTAAACCAATAAAAATAAACGCAAAAATATTCAGAGCAAAAACAACCGTTTGCCACACAACATTTGTTGAAATACGTGTTTCAGCAGAAATCTTACATGGAGCTGTACGTGCCATAGCAATGGCATAAGATACGGTCGTGAGTACCGCAGACAACCCAAGATCTTCCGCAAGAATCCATATCCCAATAGCACATATAAATTGAAGGATAATGGCAGTTGGAATATGCTCTATATGCTCCATCACACGCAAAGTCAACCACCCAAATACAAGACCCGCAATCAGACTACCTGCTACTGCTAGTAAAAAAACAGGTGCCACTTCAGACGCGGTAAAACTATTTGCTACGATGGCACCCACGGCTAAGCGGTAAATTAAAAGCGAGCTGGCATCGTTTAATAGACTTTCTCCTTCAAGGACTGTCAAGATACGATGCGGTGTATGTAACGGTCGAAGTACCGCTGTTGCAGCTACCGCATCGGGTGGTGCCACGATTGCACCAAGCGCAATTGCTACAGCCCATGGCATTGATGGGACCATTGCGTGAACGACAAACGCAACTGCCATTGTTGTAATACCAACGGCAAATATAACCAAACACATCACAGGAAACCAATTATCTTTAAGATCTCTAAGTGAAGAATCATAGGCTGCATCCAATAAAACGGGTGCTACGAAAAGTGCCAAAATAAGTTCAGGAGGAAGAGATAACATCGGTGCTCCAGGCAAAAATGCAAGTGCCGCACCGCCAAGCGCAAGAAAAACAGGATAAGGCGCTCCCACACGCCTTGCAAGTGCCGCAAGTATAACTGCCGCGATGAATAAACCAAGAAATTGTTCCAATTCTCTCATACGATACTACTCTCTTTCACGCATATTGATTATTTCAAGCCCTTAAATCTTATATCTACTCATAATATTTGCTTATTCACCTGCTGGAAAATCCGTCGATGCGGCAAGCTCTTTTTGAGCTTCAAAGGCACTCAGACGTTTTTTCAATGTTGCAATCGTACCCTCCAATGCTTGAGAACCTAACACCATACGCAAAGGAGCTGGCTCAATATCAACACTTTCAATAATACGCGTTGCCATACGTGCAGGGTCCCCTGGTGCCAAACCATTTGCAGGATCTAGCATCTTTAAAAATGCATGCGCTGGTGTTGCATCATACTCAGGCATTAGGGTAGCTACTTGTGCACTGCCGTAACGAAACTCGGTGCGTGCACCTCCTGGTTCAATAATTGTCATACCGATTCCAAAAGAAGCTACCTCTTGGGCAACCGATTCAACAAAACCTTCAATACCCCATTTAGTCGCGTGATAAAGCGAATTGCCTGCAAAAGCAACTTGTCCACCATACGATGAAATCTGAATTACACGACCACCGCCTTGTGCTCTAAGATGAGGAAGGGCTGAGCGAATCAATTGAATGGAGCCTGTTAGATTGGTAGCAATCATATGTGTAACTTGGGCATCAGTGAGTTCTTCACTAGCACCAAATAAGCCATACCCTGCATTACTAATGACCACATCAATACGTCCAAACCGTGCAAATGATTGGTTAACCATTTCATGTACTGCCTTTGTATCGGTCACATCCAATATTTCAACTTTAAAAGTCTCTGGATAACGCTTGATAAGATCATCAATTTTCTTTGTATCGCGTACTGTACCGATAACACGATCGCCACGTTCAAGAAGTTGTTGACTAAGCTCGCGACCAAAACCACTGCTAACACCTGTAATAAGCCAAGTACGTTGTGCCATCTTTTTCTCCTATGCATATATTAAAATTCAACAGATACATTGTCATCTATTCTCTCTGCTGTATGGAAGATTCTTACATTGATTTCCCAGTAAATAAGCAACTATTACATAGTATAAAAAGTCACTGCAAAATCAACCATTGTATAAATATTCAGTTTATTAGAGTACGACTAACCCCTTGCATAAATTAATTTATGCAAGAGAAATTTAAAGATTCTGCTTCATTGATAGTTTTTTGCGCTTCTTCTGGAAGTAAAAAACCATCATGAACATTTGCATTCACAACCGCTTTCACTCTTGATACAAAATTATCGTGATTGCCATAACGTTTGCAAAATTCTTGTTTTGTAAAGTCAACATGATTACCAGATGGTCCACAAAACCAAGGTCCTTGCCCAATACCTGCATTTGTTGCAATCGGTGCATCTTGTGCTGCAGTACGAATTCCGCCAAGTACCTGGCCATTTACATCACGAACATATTTATTTTGTGCATCAACAATAAATCGTGGTGCATTTTTAGGAGCTTTACCCCCTGAAATCCATCTATTGAGTGATTTTAGTGCAGCTTTCATAATATCACCATTTGGTACACGACTGTATATCGTTGCAGGAGTACAAGGACCATTTTTTGCTGTAATTTCAGATAAATTTAACGCTTTACCATGTGCATCACGAAAAGCTCCGTCACGTTTCATAAATGGATCTACATAATTTTCTACTTCATCCAAAGAAAAATGAGATGCACCATTTACTTCCCACCAACGTTGATGATCTGTGTCTTCTTGTGATGGGTATCCCATTAATGCTGTAAAGATTTCAGTTCCGATAGCAATCGTTTTAGCATCTATATCAGTACGCAACAACCCACTTCTATCATAAAAGAGAAAACCATCATAGACATGATGCAAAGGCTGAATACTATTATAGTAGGTTGAAACCTTTAGCGTTGATTGAGATTCAGCGGCTGCAATAACTTTTTTGACCTTTAAATTTCCCATAATTTCAGGTGCACTTGATGATGCCATCTGTCCTATTTGAGAAAAAATATCCCAAGCTAAGACGTCTGCACCTACTGCCATAATTTGAGGATCTGCAGGGTCAATTTCACTTCCATCAACTGGGTCGATATTAGAAACCGCAACATTAAGGGCATCATAACGTTTTGGATTCCACTTTTTCATTGCTTCAACACCATGTCTTTGAGCACTTATTCCAATCCACGCATAGCCCTCTCTAACAACTAATTCTCTCGTAGCGCCAAATACAAAATCAACATCTTGATCCAAGCTGACATTGAGCCATTCTATGATAACAGTACCGTTAAATTTAGCGGGGTTGTTGGGTTTTCTTACAAGAATTCTTGTTGTATAGGGATATCCTGAATCAATGAATTGGGCGTCCTTCATTTTATCTTTTATACGATACCTGCTTGCTTTACCTTGAATAAAATATTCTTTTTCTTCATAATCATAGTTGTTCAAAGGCATTGCCGTTGCACTCATAGGCGTAGCTATTGCAGGCGGTATTAAGACAGTTGGTTTTGAATTTTCCTCCAAACCCATATTTTTCATATTTCCTGCACATCCAGTCATGATGAGCGCAAGCATTGAAAATAGAATCCAATGCATAATATTTGTCTTTTTTACGGGTATTTTCATGTAAATCCTTCTTTTCAAATTATTATTTATGTATGTTTTTTTAATGTATAGAGATAAATTGCAAGTGCGATTAATGTCGACATGACACCAAGAAGAAGTATCGAATGAATAGAAAAACTTTCAATGGTTATGCCACCCAAAAATGCACCGAGTGCAAATCCAACTTGCACAAATGAACTATTAAGGCTCAAAAGGATTGAGGCATGCGTAGGTACCATCTTAGATAAATTAAGCCCTTGTGTAGGTCCAAACATCCATATCGTTATATTCCAAATGGTAAGCATTGTAATAAAGACAGAGAGAGAACTTGAAAAAACATTCATCGCAATCAATGAAATAGCCGTTATGATGAGTGTCGCGGATAAAACGCGTGTTACACCAATTTTATCGGCAATTGTCGCTCCCGATTTTGAACCAATAACGCTTGCAATTCCAAGAATCGTAAAGATAAGTGCAAGGGTGTGCTCACTCACTTTTTCAATGGAGAATATAAGAGGGGTTATAAACGTCGTAATCGCGGAAAAAGTAATAAAGGCGAATACTGTAATACTTAAAGATAAAGCAACCCTTTTATCTTTTAAAATATACATTTGTTCTTTAAGAGAAGGCATTTTTTGAGGGGTTCTATTTTGAAATGAAAGCATCACCACAATAGAGCCTAAAAGCACTAAAACACCTACAATATAAAATATCATTTGCCAGTTATAGATATTGGCAATGATTCTACCCAGTGGAACTCCGGCAACTTGTGATAAACTAAACCCTAAGGCAATATATGACATTCCACTGCCTTGTTTTCCCTCTCCTGCCAATCGTCCAGCAACAACGTACGCAACAACAACAAATAAAATAGTTCCTATCCCTGTGATAATTCTTGCAAAGATCAATACATCATATCCTAAATTTAGAGGTGTTAAAAAAGCACCTACTAAAAAGATAAACAGTGCAATTAAAAGTTGTTTTTTTAATGAATACTTTGAAACTAAAACGGTTAAAATTGGCGTTCCAAGTCCACTTGCAAGAGCAAATACAGTGACTAATTGACCTGCACTTGAAATGGATATATCAAGTGATGTAGCAATTTTGTCTAAAACTCCAGCAATAATAAACTGTGAAGTACCGACCAAAAAGCTGATGAGCGTTAGTAAATAAATCCTCAGATAGTTAGTACTAAGCATTTTTCTCCTTATCAAATAACTTGTTTAAGCCTAAGTTGTAATTGAAAAATTATATATTTTTATCTACACTTCTTAATAGAACGATTTTGGAAATTCATTGCCTTATTCTGCAAACATAATGAAAAAGTCTTAAGATACATTGTAAAAGTCTGTATTTAGCAGTTTATTGTGGATAGCATGGGCAATTACAACATTGCCCATGTCCATCAAAACTTTATACGTTTGGTGTTTTTAATTCCACTTCATCACGCCAAGTGAAGCGAGCGAGACGTTTTGCAATAAGCCACTTTCCATCTTGACGAACATACTCATCCTTATAGATAATGCCATTGGTATTCTTGATTTTTTTACCATCAACGGTTGATATCAATACAACTTGACAATAGTGGATGGAGGAAGCTTTGTCTCCATTTACCTCTACCGTTTGTTGTCCGTTCATATGATAGACAATTTCAAAGTTGGCTAAGAATGCCGTAAAGACTTTGCCGATCTCATCACGACCACGCATCGAGGCGAAAAGTGTATCGCCAAAGTATGTATCAACAGCAGCGTCTTCAGTAAAAAGAAACATTTGATTGGCGACATCTTTGTCGTCTGCCAAATTCGCAAAATGATCAATAAGATGCTTCAATGCTGCACGATCTTCCAATTGTTGAATGCGTTGTTCTAATGTTGTGTTCATATTTTTTCCTTTTTATAATTGAAGTCCCTATTTTGGGACAAAATATTTAGGTGGCACCTCAGATTGAGAACCTCCAACTCTATATTACTACGCTTTATGGACACCCAAACTTTGATGCACCCCCAAAGTAGGTGTACTCACAAGTTTCATAACAAGATCGGCTACACTCTTGCGAGAAACCGATGCGGATGCATTTTTGAATCCCTCTCCTTTTTGAGTGGTTTCATACGAAATTTCATCTTGATTATTCAGCCAAGCAGGGCGGATAATTGTATAATCAAGTTCTGATGCTTCAATAATAGAGGCAGATTTACGGTAAGGATCTAAGATACTTCCATAATGCTCTCCTGGAACTTCATTGTAAATCCCCATAGAACTAATAAAAATTAAACGCTTAATACCTGTTTGATTCATTACTTCAACAATGGTTTTAGCCTGTGCTTCCAAATTGCCCGATAGATTGGCATAAACAATATCTTGATTATCCATTGCCAATTTTAGTGCAACCTTATCTAAAACATCACCTTCTACTAATTCTACGTTATTGTTCTGTGCGATATGTTTTAAACGTTTTGCATTACGTAAAAAAAGTGTTAACTTGACATTAGTATCTTTCAAAAGCATATCAATGGCTACACGAGCAATCTGTCCATTTGCTCCTAAAATCAAAACTCTTTTCATCTTTTTTTCCTCATATATATATTTTCACATTCACGCTTTACATGTAAAGACGTTACAGCTCTTCAGCGTGTCTTTCAAACACCTCTTTGTCCCAACCGCCACCAAGTGATTTGTAAAGAGAAACACCCGAACTCAGCAAGGCTTGTTTGGTTTGCGATGTTGCTAGTTTTGCAGAAAGAAGATTACGCTTTGCATCTAAAAGGGTTAAGTAATCGCCATAACCGCTCTCATACTGTTTTTTAGCCAATGTATAGACTTGTTCAATATTCTTCTCATAAGAGAGTTGATGCTCAAGCTTTTGAGTGAGTGTATGACGTTTATTTAAAGCATCATACGCCTCTTGAAACGCTTGTTGTACTGTCTTTGCATAAGCAATCTCTGCTAGCTCTTTATTGGCTTTGGCACTCTCAACGTTGGAGCTGGTTTTACCCATATTAAACAGTGGTGAGGCAAGGCTTCCACCAAAGCTGTTCATGGCGGATTGCGACTTCATCAGATTAGAGAGTTGTGTACTTTCAAACCCAAGTGCGCCTGAGAGACTAATACTTGGAAAGTATGCCGCACGTGCTACACCGATGTTAGCATTGGCTGCTTTGAGATTCTCTTCGGCTTGTTTGATATCAGGACGTTTGGTTAACAGTTCCGATGGTAAGTTAGACGGTACTGTTATATCACTTGGCAACACTCTTGGTAAACCATCTTTACTAAAAGCAGCAATGGCTTCAGGTGATTTACCTACAAGTACTGCCAATGCACTTTGTTGTAAAGCGATTGATTGCTCTAGGGCATCTTTGGTGATTTGAGCACTGTTTAGCTCGGCGCGTTCAGATAAAAGCGTTCCTTTAGAGATAGCTCCAAGGGTGTACTTAGACTCATTACGTTTAAGTCCTTCTTCTCTTGCTTTGATGGTCTCATTGGTAATGTCCAGTTGTTCATACAAACTAATAAGGGTAAAGTAACTGTCCACCACACTGGAAGCTAAAGAGATCTTCACCGTATCTTTAGCAGCATAGGTTGCTATAAGTGAAGATCTTGAAGAGGCTTCTGCTTCTTTATATTTGCCCCATAGGTCTAGCTCATAACTTAGCACTGCACTGAGTGAGAAGTCATTGTACGTGTTATGCGCTTTAGAGTTATACGTATCGGCACTACTTCTGATTCTTTGACCTGAACCTTGGACATCAAGGCTTGGGTAACGATTGGAGGTACTGCTGGAAAGCGTTGCTCTAGCTAAAGAGATATTTGCCATAGACGTTTGAAGGTCATAGTTATTTGCCAATGCCTCTTCAATAAGAGCTGAAAGCTTTGCATCGTGGTAACTACTCCACCATGCTGCGTCCACATACGGTGATTCACTTTTTACATCAGAGCGGTATGCTTCAGGAAACTGTGTTGTTGGGATGTTCAGCTCTGGAGAGAGCGAACATCCACTAAGCATTAAGGCTATAACAGCACTGTAATAGAGACTATTCTTCATCTTTTTTTCCTTTACGTGCAAACTTCGCATTAAGCTGCGCTAACCAGTTGTAAAAAAGTGGGATAAAGAAAATCGCAATGGTTGTTGCGGCGATCATTCCACCAATAACACCCGTACCAATCGCATGACGACTTCCTGCTCCTGCACCAGAACTAAGTGCTAGTGGTAATACACCAATGGTAAAGGCAAGTGATGTCATAACAATCGGACGGAAACGAAGACGTGCCGCTTCTAGGGTTGCATCAAAAATAGACTTACCTCTCTCTTGGGCTTGCATGGCAAACTCAACGATCAAGATGGCATTCTTTGCTGAAAGACCAATAAGGACTAACAGACCGATTTGGAAATAGATATCATTGCTAAGACCTCTAAGATAGACTGCCATAATCGCTCCAAAGACCGCGAATGGAACAGCGGTGACTACGGCAAGTGGCATTAACCATCTCTCATACTGCGCTGCTAGGATTAGGAAAATGAAGACGATTCCAAAAATGAACGCTTGGCTTCCGCTTCCAGACATGGCTTTTTCTTGGTATGCCGTTCCTGACCATGCTATTGTATAACCTGAAGGTGCTACCTCTTTTACGACCTCTTCGATAGCTTTGAGTGCATCACCTGATGTATAACCTGGGGCTGGTTCTCCCATGATTTTTGCAGCTGAGAAAAGATTGAAACGATCAACAATATCGGGACCCACAATACGTTCATAACTGACCAGCGAACTTAACGGAATAAGCTTTCCATTGTCAGACTTAACGAAAACATTTTTTAGATCTTCTGGTTTTTCTCTGAAATTGGCATCGGATTGAACATTGACTTGGTATGTACGTCCAAAAAGGTTAAAGTCATTCACATAATAAGCCCCAAATGTTGCTTGAAGTGTACTAAAGAGGTTTTGAATAGAAACACCCAGTGCCATCGCTTTTTCACGATCAACATTCATCTGATATTGAGGTACAGCCGAATCAAAGGTACTCCTAACGACCATCAATTCTGGACGTTGACGCGCTTTAGCGACCACAGCATTCACAACATTTCCTAAATCATGAAATGAACTACCTGTTCTATCTTGCAAATACATCTCAAATCCGCCCGTAAGACTGAGACCTATAATAGGAGGTGGATTGACAGTAAAAATATTGGCATCTGCAATTTTTGAAAATGCTTCATTATACTTTTTACTCAGTACCATTGAGTGGCGTGATGGATCTTTACGCTCATCCCAATCTTTTAAGAGTAAAAAGGAGGTTCCTGCATTGGACTTATTTGCACCACTACTACGATCAAATCCTGTGATTACCATCGAATACACAACATCGTCCATCTTGAGTGTGATATCGTCTAATTGATCCATAATCTCTTGTGTGCGGTTCAATGTCGCAGCGGGGGGAAGTGAAACCAAGGTAGCCAGATACCCTTTATCTTCATTAGGCACTAAACTGGTAGGGATTTTTTGAAAGAGCTGATAAGTTGTTCCCATCAGTGCCGCAAAAACAATAATACTAATGACTCCATGACGAACGACGAGACTGACACCACTCGTGAACCAGTTGGTTGAGGCATCAAAAAATTCATTGAATTTTCGTACAAACCAAAACGGTTTAGGTTCTTTCTTTTTAAGTAAAATTGCACACAAGGCAGGAGTCAACGTCAGCGCAACCAACCCAGAAATGACCACAGAGATAACAATCGTAATCGCAAACTGTTGATACATAGCACCCGTAAATCCACCCATAAACGTTACAGGAATAAAGACCGCACACAACACTAAAACGATGGCAACAACGGGACCGGTGACCTCTTGCATCGCTTTAATGGTAGCATCTTTGACGCTAATATCTTTTTCAGAGTGTAAGATACGCTCCACGTTTTCAATAACAATAATGGCATCATCGACTACGATACCAATGGCAAGCACTAAACCAAACAAGGTTAAAAGGTTAATCGAAAATCCTAAAGCATACATACCCGCAAATGAACCAATAATCGAAACAGGAATTGCAAGGACTGGGATAATCGTTGCTCTCATATTCTGTAAAAATAGATAAACAATCGCAACAACGAGTAAGAGCGCTTCTATGAGTGTTTTAACGACTTCTTGTGCGGAAACTTCAACGAATTTTGTCGTATCATAAGGCACATGGTACTCCGTATCTTCAGGAAAAGATTTAGCAATTTCTGCCATAGCAGCTTCTACTCGCTTACCAGTGGCAAGGGCATTGGCACCTGATTGTAAATAGATACCAATAGGAATACCAGGCTGTCCATTGAGCTTTCCTGAAATATCATACGACTTTGCACCAAGCTCTACTCTTGCTACATCTTTAAGGCGTAAGGTTGAACCATCCTTATTGGATTTTAGAATAATTTTTTCAAACTCATCAACTTTATCCAATCGCCCTTTGGTGCTGATTGTAAAGGTATAAGCTTGCGAACTCTCAGAAGGTGTTTGATTAAACCTTCCCGCAGCAAACTGTGCATTTTGCTGCGATACTGCATTAATAACATCAGCTGGAGTAAGATTGTATTTTGCGAGTTGGTCAGGCTTCATCCAGATACGCATCGAATAATCAAGCGTTCCAAATAAAGAAGCATCGCCCACACCTTCTACTCTTTTAAGTTCATCGATAACATTAATAAGAGCATAATTTGCAAGGTAAATCTGATCGTAACTTTGTTTGGGCGAAACGAGTGTAACCAATTTTATAATATTGGATGATCGTTTGCGTACTGTAACCCCTTGCGCTTGCACTTCAGAAGGTAGTTTATTAAGAGCTGCTTGCACACGGTTGTTCACATTAATCGTCGCTTGATCAGGATCGGTTCCGATTTTAAAATAGACATTGACAGTCAGTGTTCCTGTGGATGATGCGGTTGAGGACATATACATCATATTTTCAACACCATTGATCTGTTCTTCTATGGGAGCCGCTACCGTTTTTGAGATGGTTTCAGCATTAGCACCATTGTACGTTGTACTCACAAC carries:
- a CDS encoding cation:proton antiporter, with the translated sequence MRELEQFLGLFIAAVILAALARRVGAPYPVFLALGGAALAFLPGAPMLSLPPELILALFVAPVLLDAAYDSSLRDLKDNWFPVMCLVIFAVGITTMAVAFVVHAMVPSMPWAVAIALGAIVAPPDAVAATAVLRPLHTPHRILTVLEGESLLNDASSLLIYRLAVGAIVANSFTASEVAPVFLLAVAGSLIAGLVFGWLTLRVMEHIEHIPTAIILQFICAIGIWILAEDLGLSAVLTTVSYAIAMARTAPCKISAETRISTNVVWQTVVFALNIFAFIFIGLQMRPILGNLIEADRTHYLIIAIVVLFTVIIVRPLLHMPFNLFARWRERQIGFNSPRPMVGATIQGGIVISWAGMRGIVSLSAAMALPSEFPYRDLILLVTFAVVFGTLVIQGLTLKPLIKIFNFHDDNHISREVGIARKAILHSVLAELKNDHSPSADEIRQKFVTFFKIDTDFDNTQYAQLQHVIQSARKIIVTMRASEEIGDDAFHRIEEELDGLEIAWSNKNT
- a CDS encoding SDR family oxidoreductase, translating into MAQRTWLITGVSSGFGRELSQQLLERGDRVIGTVRDTKKIDDLIKRYPETFKVEILDVTDTKAVHEMVNQSFARFGRIDVVISNAGYGLFGASEELTDAQVTHMIATNLTGSIQLIRSALPHLRAQGGGRVIQISSYGGQVAFAGNSLYHATKWGIEGFVESVAQEVASFGIGMTIIEPGGARTEFRYGSAQVATLMPEYDATPAHAFLKMLDPANGLAPGDPARMATRIIESVDIEPAPLRMVLGSQALEGTIATLKKRLSAFEAQKELAASTDFPAGE
- a CDS encoding alpha/beta hydrolase domain-containing protein encodes the protein MKIPVKKTNIMHWILFSMLALIMTGCAGNMKNMGLEENSKPTVLIPPAIATPMSATAMPLNNYDYEEKEYFIQGKASRYRIKDKMKDAQFIDSGYPYTTRILVRKPNNPAKFNGTVIIEWLNVSLDQDVDFVFGATRELVVREGYAWIGISAQRHGVEAMKKWNPKRYDALNVAVSNIDPVDGSEIDPADPQIMAVGADVLAWDIFSQIGQMASSSAPEIMGNLKVKKVIAAAESQSTLKVSTYYNSIQPLHHVYDGFLFYDRSGLLRTDIDAKTIAIGTEIFTALMGYPSQEDTDHQRWWEVNGASHFSLDEVENYVDPFMKRDGAFRDAHGKALNLSEITAKNGPCTPATIYSRVPNGDIMKAALKSLNRWISGGKAPKNAPRFIVDAQNKYVRDVNGQVLGGIRTAAQDAPIATNAGIGQGPWFCGPSGNHVDFTKQEFCKRYGNHDNFVSRVKAVVNANVHDGFLLPEEAQKTINEAESLNFSCIN
- a CDS encoding MFS transporter, giving the protein MLSTNYLRIYLLTLISFLVGTSQFIIAGVLDKIATSLDISISSAGQLVTVFALASGLGTPILTVLVSKYSLKKQLLIALFIFLVGAFLTPLNLGYDVLIFARIITGIGTILFVVVAYVVAGRLAGEGKQGSGMSYIALGFSLSQVAGVPLGRIIANIYNWQMIFYIVGVLVLLGSIVVMLSFQNRTPQKMPSLKEQMYILKDKRVALSLSITVFAFITFSAITTFITPLIFSIEKVSEHTLALIFTILGIASVIGSKSGATIADKIGVTRVLSATLIITAISLIAMNVFSSSLSVFITMLTIWNITIWMFGPTQGLNLSKMVPTHASILLSLNSSFVQVGFALGAFLGGITIESFSIHSILLLGVMSTLIALAIYLYTLKKHT
- a CDS encoding nuclear transport factor 2 family protein, whose amino-acid sequence is MNTTLEQRIQQLEDRAALKHLIDHFANLADDKDVANQMFLFTEDAAVDTYFGDTLFASMRGRDEIGKVFTAFLANFEIVYHMNGQQTVEVNGDKASSIHYCQVVLISTVDGKKIKNTNGIIYKDEYVRQDGKWLIAKRLARFTWRDEVELKTPNV
- a CDS encoding NAD(P)H-binding protein is translated as MKRVLILGANGQIARVAIDMLLKDTNVKLTLFLRNAKRLKHIAQNNNVELVEGDVLDKVALKLAMDNQDIVYANLSGNLEAQAKTIVEVMNQTGIKRLIFISSMGIYNEVPGEHYGSILDPYRKSASIIEASELDYTIIRPAWLNNQDEISYETTQKGEGFKNASASVSRKSVADLVMKLVSTPTLGVHQSLGVHKA
- a CDS encoding efflux transporter outer membrane subunit, encoding MKNSLYYSAVIALMLSGCSLSPELNIPTTQFPEAYRSDVKSESPYVDAAWWSSYHDAKLSALIEEALANNYDLQTSMANISLARATLSSSTSNRYPSLDVQGSGQRIRSSADTYNSKAHNTYNDFSLSAVLSYELDLWGKYKEAEASSRSSLIATYAAKDTVKISLASSVVDSYFTLISLYEQLDITNETIKAREEGLKRNESKYTLGAISKGTLLSERAELNSAQITKDALEQSIALQQSALAVLVGKSPEAIAAFSKDGLPRVLPSDITVPSNLPSELLTKRPDIKQAEENLKAANANIGVARAAYFPSISLSGALGFESTQLSNLMKSQSAMNSFGGSLASPLFNMGKTSSNVESAKANKELAEIAYAKTVQQAFQEAYDALNKRHTLTQKLEHQLSYEKNIEQVYTLAKKQYESGYGDYLTLLDAKRNLLSAKLATSQTKQALLSSGVSLYKSLGGGWDKEVFERHAEEL
- a CDS encoding efflux RND transporter permease subunit, with translation MFSKFFINRPIFATVLSIVVIIAGLMAIRGLPIEEYPEVTPPQVVVSTTYNGANAETISKTVAAPIEEQINGVENMMYMSSTASSTGTLTVNVYFKIGTDPDQATINVNNRVQAALNKLPSEVQAQGVTVRKRSSNIIKLVTLVSPKQSYDQIYLANYALINVIDELKRVEGVGDASLFGTLDYSMRIWMKPDQLAKYNLTPADVINAVSQQNAQFAAGRFNQTPSESSQAYTFTISTKGRLDKVDEFEKIILKSNKDGSTLRLKDVARVELGAKSYDISGKLNGQPGIPIGIYLQSGANALATGKRVEAAMAEIAKSFPEDTEYHVPYDTTKFVEVSAQEVVKTLIEALLLVVAIVYLFLQNMRATIIPVLAIPVSIIGSFAGMYALGFSINLLTLFGLVLAIGIVVDDAIIVIENVERILHSEKDISVKDATIKAMQEVTGPVVAIVLVLCAVFIPVTFMGGFTGAMYQQFAITIVISVVISGLVALTLTPALCAILLKKKEPKPFWFVRKFNEFFDASTNWFTSGVSLVVRHGVISIIVFAALMGTTYQLFQKIPTSLVPNEDKGYLATLVSLPPAATLNRTQEIMDQLDDITLKMDDVVYSMVITGFDRSSGANKSNAGTSFLLLKDWDERKDPSRHSMVLSKKYNEAFSKIADANIFTVNPPPIIGLSLTGGFEMYLQDRTGSSFHDLGNVVNAVVAKARQRPELMVVRSTFDSAVPQYQMNVDREKAMALGVSIQNLFSTLQATFGAYYVNDFNLFGRTYQVNVQSDANFREKPEDLKNVFVKSDNGKLIPLSSLVSYERIVGPDIVDRFNLFSAAKIMGEPAPGYTSGDALKAIEEVVKEVAPSGYTIAWSGTAYQEKAMSGSGSQAFIFGIVFIFLILAAQYERWLMPLAVVTAVPFAVFGAIMAVYLRGLSNDIYFQIGLLVLIGLSAKNAILIVEFAMQAQERGKSIFDATLEAARLRFRPIVMTSLAFTIGVLPLALSSGAGAGSRHAIGTGVIGGMIAATTIAIFFIPLFYNWLAQLNAKFARKGKKDEE